Proteins encoded by one window of Enterococcus faecalis:
- the xerD gene encoding site-specific tyrosine recombinase XerD, which yields MEEQLVDYLHYLQIERGLSNNTRRSYERDLKKYVAFLQEQGLHSWDEVDRYMITEFLQSLHEEQQASASVIRMISSLRGFHQFLRQERLSEHNPMQHIDSPKKVQKLPSTLSVDEVTRLIETPDTSKPLGMRNRAILEVMYATGLRVSELIEIKLGDLHLSIGLLQTIGKGDKERIIPLGDYAIQWIERYMNEARPQLIKNHPNETHLFVNHHGEPLSRQGIWKNLKQIVREAQIEKNITPHTLRHSFATHLLENGADLRIVQELLGHADISTTQIYTHITKQRMADVYKEHFPRA from the coding sequence ATGGAAGAACAATTAGTCGATTATTTACACTATTTACAAATAGAGCGGGGCTTATCAAATAACACACGACGGAGTTACGAACGAGATTTAAAAAAATACGTAGCCTTTTTACAAGAACAAGGCCTGCATTCTTGGGACGAAGTTGACCGTTACATGATTACAGAATTTTTGCAATCCCTTCACGAAGAACAGCAAGCTTCAGCAAGTGTGATTCGGATGATTTCTAGTTTGAGAGGATTTCATCAATTTTTACGTCAAGAACGCTTAAGCGAACATAATCCGATGCAACATATTGACTCCCCCAAGAAAGTTCAAAAATTGCCAAGTACATTATCTGTTGACGAAGTGACTCGATTAATTGAAACGCCTGATACAAGTAAACCACTAGGTATGCGGAATCGTGCTATTTTAGAAGTGATGTATGCAACGGGCCTGCGAGTTAGTGAGCTAATTGAAATAAAATTAGGGGATCTGCATTTATCCATTGGTTTATTGCAAACAATCGGAAAAGGGGACAAAGAACGAATTATTCCTTTAGGCGATTATGCGATTCAATGGATTGAGCGCTATATGAACGAAGCCAGACCTCAATTGATTAAAAATCATCCGAATGAAACACACCTGTTCGTTAACCATCATGGCGAACCGTTATCTAGACAGGGCATTTGGAAAAATTTAAAACAGATTGTTCGAGAAGCCCAGATAGAGAAAAATATTACCCCGCATACATTACGGCATAGCTTTGCGACACATTTGTTGGAAAATGGCGCAGACCTTAGAATCGTGCAAGAATTATTAGGACATGCAGATATCTCCACGACACAAATTTATACACATATTACCAAACAACGAATGGCAGATGTTTATAAGGAACATTTTCCTCGGGCTTAA
- a CDS encoding TetR/AcrR family transcriptional regulator has protein sequence MKMVRTKVYTKEKILNVAEKILVDKGFSNLTARNIADAMGISTQPIYLEFVNMDDLKRTLIKSLFHRMQLFYKADVGASDPVIALGLNFILFAQKHQKIYTALFMKAHGYEEELQQMLQTFFEERLLLDKKYVQMDKGKFVELFPKMVVIYLGLATAVTMKIIDLTKNQEIQLLSQLLIEE, from the coding sequence ATGAAAATGGTTAGAACGAAGGTATATACAAAGGAAAAAATCTTAAACGTAGCTGAAAAAATTTTAGTAGATAAAGGTTTTTCTAATTTAACTGCTAGAAATATTGCAGATGCTATGGGGATTTCTACGCAGCCAATTTATTTAGAATTTGTCAACATGGACGATTTAAAACGAACCTTAATTAAATCGTTATTTCATCGTATGCAATTATTTTATAAAGCAGATGTCGGTGCCTCAGACCCAGTGATTGCATTGGGTCTGAACTTTATATTATTTGCCCAAAAACATCAAAAAATCTATACGGCGTTATTTATGAAAGCACATGGTTATGAAGAAGAATTGCAGCAAATGCTTCAAACTTTTTTTGAAGAGCGTTTATTATTGGATAAAAAATATGTACAAATGGACAAAGGAAAATTTGTCGAATTATTTCCTAAAATGGTGGTAATCTATTTAGGTTTAGCCACAGCGGTTACAATGAAAATAATTGACTTAACTAAGAATCAAGAAATTCAATTATTAAGTCAATTATTGATAGAAGAGTAG
- a CDS encoding DUF871 domain-containing protein, with the protein MGKLGISIYPERSTFEKDKAYLDLAHKYGFKRVFTSLLQINDDREKVLAEFKKVVDYANQLGMEVMVDINPALFEQLGISYDDLSFFHDMGAYGIRLDLGFTGQEEANMTRNPYGIKIEINMSSGTSYVDNIMAYSPNTENLLGSHNFYPHRYTGLGYEHFVYCSEKFRKYNLNTMAFVNSHDATFGPWPTQDGLCSLEDHRDLEIATQVKHLVLTGLIDDISVGNAYASEAELAAMAEAFHAPYPSIKVDTEPEITEDERIALFDNLHSYRGDRSDYVLRSTMTRVYYKDRPFPAHTTRDIVRGDVLIDNVGYGQYKGETQIALKEMKNDGRVNVVGRISDDERFLLEFLKPWSSFKLIENK; encoded by the coding sequence ATGGGAAAATTAGGTATTTCAATTTATCCAGAACGTTCAACATTTGAAAAGGACAAAGCATATTTGGATTTGGCTCATAAATACGGCTTTAAGCGTGTCTTTACTAGTTTATTGCAAATCAATGATGATCGGGAAAAGGTATTAGCAGAGTTTAAAAAAGTCGTAGATTACGCCAACCAATTAGGTATGGAAGTGATGGTCGATATTAATCCTGCATTGTTCGAACAATTAGGCATCTCTTATGATGATTTATCATTTTTCCATGATATGGGCGCTTACGGTATTCGTTTAGATCTTGGTTTTACTGGGCAAGAAGAGGCGAATATGACAAGAAACCCTTATGGCATTAAAATCGAAATTAATATGAGTTCAGGGACAAGTTATGTAGATAATATTATGGCCTACTCACCAAACACAGAAAATTTACTAGGCTCACATAATTTCTATCCACATCGTTATACAGGCTTAGGCTATGAGCATTTTGTTTATTGTTCAGAAAAATTTAGAAAATATAATTTAAATACGATGGCGTTTGTGAACTCACACGATGCTACATTTGGGCCATGGCCGACACAAGATGGGTTATGTTCTTTGGAAGACCACCGCGATTTAGAAATTGCAACGCAAGTTAAGCATTTAGTTTTAACAGGATTAATCGATGATATTTCTGTCGGAAATGCTTATGCCTCAGAAGCAGAATTAGCAGCAATGGCAGAAGCCTTTCATGCACCGTATCCTTCGATCAAAGTGGATACAGAACCAGAAATCACAGAAGATGAAAGAATTGCATTGTTCGATAACTTACACAGTTATCGTGGAGATCGTTCTGATTACGTTTTGCGTTCAACAATGACACGTGTTTACTATAAAGATCGTCCTTTCCCAGCTCATACAACGAGAGATATTGTTCGAGGCGATGTCTTGATTGACAACGTTGGCTATGGACAATACAAAGGGGAAACACAAATTGCTTTAAAAGAAATGAAAAATGATGGCCGTGTAAATGTGGTTGGTCGTATTTCTGATGACGAACGTTTCTTATTAGAATTTTTGAAACCATGGTCAAGTTTTAAACTTATTGAAAATAAATAA
- a CDS encoding peptidylprolyl isomerase: MKHKKMLAVASVAAFTLLLAGCNTTNNKGTTATSDSVAKSSESKTKDSVDLNSLDLPQLDDKVAEDQDLVQMVTSMGNIEIKLFPKQAPKTVENFMKHAKDGYYDGLTFHRVINNFMIQGGDPSGDGTGGNSIWNKPFEDEFSNQLYNIRGALSMANAGPNTNGSQFFIVQNTDDQSDGLLYDDYPKAIIDAYKKGGYPSLDKKHTVFGQVTKGMDIVDKIAKVEVGANDKPKTDVKIEKINILQEAKK, encoded by the coding sequence ATGAAACATAAGAAAATGCTTGCTGTTGCTTCAGTTGCAGCATTCACCTTGCTTTTAGCAGGCTGTAACACAACCAATAATAAAGGCACGACCGCAACGAGTGATTCTGTCGCTAAATCCAGTGAAAGCAAAACAAAGGATTCGGTCGACTTAAATTCACTAGATTTACCACAACTAGATGACAAAGTTGCCGAAGATCAAGACTTAGTCCAAATGGTTACTTCAATGGGAAATATTGAAATCAAACTATTTCCTAAACAGGCTCCAAAAACTGTCGAGAACTTTATGAAACATGCCAAAGATGGCTATTATGATGGCTTGACTTTCCACCGCGTCATCAATAACTTTATGATCCAAGGTGGCGATCCTAGCGGTGATGGAACTGGCGGAAACAGCATCTGGAATAAACCATTTGAAGATGAATTTTCAAACCAGTTATATAACATTCGTGGCGCGTTATCAATGGCGAATGCAGGACCTAATACTAACGGCAGTCAGTTCTTTATTGTCCAAAATACAGATGATCAATCTGATGGTCTTTTATATGATGATTATCCAAAAGCAATCATTGATGCTTACAAAAAAGGCGGCTATCCTTCTCTTGATAAAAAACATACTGTTTTCGGTCAAGTAACCAAAGGAATGGATATTGTCGATAAAATTGCCAAAGTCGAAGTTGGTGCCAACGATAAACCAAAAACTGATGTTAAAATTGAAAAAATCAATATTCTTCAAGAAGCAAAAAAATAA
- a CDS encoding YxeA family protein, whose protein sequence is MKFIKFLVVTAIVIGGGLFGAKFYAEKNSGELAGVLDQLNPLVKEGNVYVKTKKADSVNGYGIASYTQVAADEEGKTREITFTADHELKTDHYLKVSNKGAHINTYEEVNQDQVPEKALQAIQK, encoded by the coding sequence ATGAAATTTATTAAATTTTTAGTGGTGACAGCAATTGTTATTGGTGGTGGTTTATTTGGGGCCAAGTTTTACGCAGAGAAGAACTCTGGCGAATTAGCTGGTGTGTTAGATCAATTAAATCCATTGGTTAAAGAAGGAAATGTGTATGTTAAAACAAAGAAAGCCGATAGCGTTAATGGCTACGGAATTGCTAGTTATACGCAAGTAGCCGCAGATGAGGAAGGCAAAACGCGAGAAATAACTTTCACAGCGGACCATGAATTAAAAACAGATCATTATCTAAAAGTCTCAAATAAAGGGGCCCACATCAATACGTATGAAGAGGTCAATCAAGACCAAGTACCAGAAAAGGCATTACAAGCGATTCAAAAATAA
- a CDS encoding PTS sugar transporter subunit IIC: MLDKLTVWIENHLAGPMAKIANQRHLRAVRDGIIATLPLIIVGSFFLIIAFPPLPESWGITQFLTSNAATILLPYRMTMYIMALYATFGIGASLAKSYNLDQVSGGILATIAFLLTLVPVAIPEEASKAAGVSGFVLPMANLGGAGMFVGIVTSIIAVEIYRVTDKSKFKITMPDNVPPAVARSFESLTPTLIVMLLIGSITYYLGFDWHTFVGNLVGPLVQAADSLLSVLLLVFLTTFFWFFGIHGASIVGSLARPLWLQLLEENTTAKAAGEALPRIAAEPFYQWFIWIGGAGATIGLAILLAFRAKSEYGSKLGKAILAPSIFNINEPVIFGVPIVLNPILMIPFIFAPMVLATIAWFATKLGLVSEVVFTAPWTLPGPIGAFMATGGDWRAAVLNIVLILVAILIYYPFFVAYDKNELAKEQGKQIEE; this comes from the coding sequence ATGTTAGATAAACTGACTGTTTGGATTGAAAATCATCTAGCTGGACCAATGGCTAAAATTGCCAATCAGCGCCATTTACGTGCGGTGCGGGATGGGATTATTGCGACATTACCTTTAATTATTGTCGGTTCTTTTTTTCTAATTATTGCGTTTCCGCCGTTACCAGAATCTTGGGGCATTACTCAATTTTTAACAAGTAATGCTGCTACAATCTTATTGCCTTACCGAATGACAATGTACATTATGGCGTTATATGCGACTTTTGGCATTGGCGCTAGTTTAGCGAAATCATATAATCTTGATCAAGTCTCTGGAGGGATTTTGGCTACGATTGCTTTTTTATTAACATTAGTACCTGTAGCGATTCCTGAAGAAGCCAGTAAAGCAGCTGGCGTTTCAGGGTTTGTTTTACCAATGGCTAATTTGGGTGGTGCAGGGATGTTTGTCGGGATTGTGACGTCAATTATTGCTGTCGAAATCTATCGAGTGACAGATAAGTCTAAGTTCAAAATTACAATGCCTGATAACGTTCCACCTGCTGTTGCTCGTTCATTTGAATCGTTGACTCCGACGTTAATTGTCATGTTATTGATTGGTTCAATCACTTATTATTTAGGCTTTGATTGGCACACATTTGTAGGGAACTTAGTAGGACCACTAGTTCAAGCAGCGGACTCTTTATTGAGTGTCTTGCTGTTGGTCTTTTTAACCACATTTTTCTGGTTCTTTGGGATTCACGGCGCTTCAATCGTAGGATCGTTGGCGCGTCCTCTATGGCTACAACTATTAGAGGAAAACACGACTGCTAAAGCAGCTGGCGAAGCATTACCTCGGATTGCGGCAGAACCTTTTTACCAATGGTTCATTTGGATTGGTGGTGCCGGAGCCACAATTGGTTTAGCCATATTATTAGCCTTTCGGGCAAAATCAGAATATGGTTCAAAACTAGGAAAAGCTATTTTAGCACCGTCTATTTTTAATATTAATGAGCCAGTTATTTTCGGTGTACCGATTGTCTTAAATCCTATTTTAATGATTCCTTTTATCTTTGCACCAATGGTTTTAGCAACGATTGCTTGGTTTGCCACAAAATTAGGTTTAGTAAGTGAAGTTGTCTTTACCGCTCCTTGGACCTTACCAGGACCAATTGGCGCCTTTATGGCGACAGGCGGCGATTGGCGTGCTGCTGTTTTGAATATTGTTTTAATTCTAGTGGCCATCTTGATTTACTATCCGTTCTTTGTAGCTTATGATAAAAATGAGCTTGCCAAAGAACAAGGCAAACAAATAGAAGAATAA
- a CDS encoding alpha/beta hydrolase has product MNRWLKILIALIVVIAIGLIAAGLYFYNYAVVPGKKDFINENTPGSKVVQTPEGAWFKDDKNRQEWSITSEDGLRLKAIYLPADKKSNRTVIMAHGYMGSAETMSVFAKMYHDWGYNVLAPDARGHGKSQGDYIGFGWPDRKDYVQWIEKVLTENGQQEQITLYGVSMGAATVMMTSGEKLPDNVKAIVEDCGYSTVNQELQYQLKELFNLPSFPLVNVTSGITKLRAGYFFGEASAVKQLQKNHLPMLFIHGENDTFVPFSMLDEVYNATQGPKEKYVVPGAEHAKAYNKNPEKYKETVAAFLDKYIK; this is encoded by the coding sequence ATGAATCGATGGTTAAAAATTTTGATTGCGCTTATTGTAGTAATTGCAATTGGTTTAATTGCGGCAGGCTTATATTTTTATAATTATGCAGTAGTTCCAGGAAAGAAAGACTTTATAAATGAGAATACCCCAGGGTCAAAAGTGGTCCAGACACCTGAAGGCGCGTGGTTTAAAGATGACAAAAATCGACAAGAATGGTCAATTACTTCGGAAGATGGGCTACGTCTAAAGGCCATTTATTTACCAGCCGACAAGAAAAGTAATCGTACCGTTATTATGGCGCATGGTTATATGGGTTCGGCAGAAACGATGTCTGTCTTTGCGAAAATGTATCATGATTGGGGCTACAATGTGTTAGCGCCAGATGCGCGTGGTCACGGAAAAAGTCAAGGAGATTATATTGGGTTCGGCTGGCCCGATCGTAAAGATTATGTCCAATGGATTGAGAAAGTTTTAACCGAAAATGGTCAGCAAGAACAAATCACTTTATACGGTGTCAGTATGGGTGCTGCTACAGTCATGATGACGAGCGGGGAAAAATTACCAGATAACGTGAAAGCCATTGTGGAAGATTGTGGCTATTCTACAGTCAATCAGGAGTTGCAATATCAATTGAAAGAGCTTTTCAATTTACCAAGTTTCCCATTAGTTAATGTTACTAGCGGGATTACGAAACTTAGAGCTGGCTATTTCTTTGGGGAAGCAAGCGCTGTTAAACAATTACAAAAGAATCATTTACCAATGCTCTTTATTCATGGTGAAAATGATACGTTTGTGCCGTTTAGTATGCTAGACGAAGTTTATAATGCAACCCAAGGACCTAAAGAGAAATATGTCGTTCCTGGAGCAGAGCATGCGAAAGCTTATAATAAAAACCCAGAAAAATATAAGGAAACAGTAGCTGCTTTTCTAGATAAATATATAAAATAA